In Desulfovibrio sp., the sequence CAAGGAGCTCAATTGCCGCCTGGCCAACAGCGCCTACCTGGTCTGGTACGGCCTTAATCGCGACACCATGCCCGGGATGCACCTGAAGGACCTGCTGGGAGAAGAGACGTACCGCAAGAGCCTGCCCTACATAGAGGCCGTGATGGCAGGCCAGCCCCAGCTCTTCGAGCGGGCCATGCCCTCTCCCGACGGCAGCCACGTGCGGCGCGCCCTTCTGAACTACATCCCGGACATTTCGGACGGCGCGGTGCAGGGCTTCTACGCCCTGGTAACGGACGTCACCTTCATCAAGAACGCCGAGGAGGCCATGGCCGCTTCGCTTAAGGAGAAGGAAGTGCTCCTGCGCGAAATCCACCACCGGGTGAAAAACAACCTCCAGATCATCTCGAGCCTTTTGAGCCTCCAGGAGGAGGGCTTGAAGGACCAGGCAGCCCTGGAAGCCCTGGCCGCAAGCAGAAGCAGGGTGATCTCCATGGCCATGATCCACGAGCAGCTCTACCGCTCGGAGGACCTCTCCGGCATCGACGCGGCCGAGTATCTCAGGCAGTTCGTGCCCAAGCTGGTGGCGGCGTACAGGGGCGCGCAGGACGTCACGCTGCGCCTGGACGATCTCTCCCCGGTCACCCTGGCCCTGGACCAGGCCGTCCCCTTCGGGCTCATAGTGAATGAACTGGTGACCAACGCCATCAAGCACGCCTTCAAGGGCCGCGACATGGGCGCCGTAACCATCCGCACTAACCTCGCCGGGGGCTCGGTCTCCCTGGTGGTGGCCGACGACGGCGTGGGCCTGCCCGAAGACTTCGAGCAATTGAAAACCAAAACCCTGGGCCTTCAAATGGTGGCCATGCTCGCCAACCAGCTGCACGGGGCGCTTGCGGTGGACTCGGGCCGTGGAACCTCGTTCACGCTCACCTTTCCCCACCGGACAGGCCATTGAACCTGGGGGTGCAGACGCGATTGACGCGGAATCGTCCGCATGTGAAAACACTGCCAGGATGCGCATGATGTATGGCCAAGAACTCCAAACCTCGTAAGACCTTGCATGTCTGACAGCGTAAAGACCAAGGAACAGCTCATCGCCGAGCTTGAAGCGGCCCGCAGGCGTATCTCGGAACTTGAGGCGGATGAAAAAGCCGGAAGAGAGGCCCGGGCGTCCCTTCATGCCAAGGACGCCCTGCTCGGCGCCATGCTGCGCAACCTTCCCTTCGATTTCTGGGCGCGCGACACATCTGAGCGCGTCATCATGCAGAGCGATGAATCCATAAGGGTCTGGGGCGACCTGTCGCGGGCCTCGATTGACGAGGGGGACACCGCCCGCGAAATCGTCGAATCCTGGCGAGCAAGCAACAGGCGCGCCCTTGCCGGGGAAATCCTTTCCGAAGACAGGCACTACGCTCCCACCAATGGCGAGCCCGGCATCTTTCACGCCATTCTGGCCCCCATCCGGGACAAGGACGCGATCCTGGGCATCCTGGGCATCAACATCGACATCACCAAAAGCAGGCGGGCCGAGGAGGCCCTGCGCGAAAGCGAGGAGCGCATGCGCCTGCTGGTGGAGAACGCCGGAGACGCCATCTACCTGGCCGACCAGACCGGCAGGTTCCTGGACGTGAACCCCGAGGCCTGCCGCCAGACCGGCTACTCCCGCGAAGAACTGCTCGCCATGAGAATAAAGGACGTGGATGCAGATGAAAGGCCGGATCTGGACGCCTTCGTCGAGTACCTGCGGTCCGTTGAAAAGACCTCCTTCGAAACCCTGCACCGACGCAAGGACGGATCGACCTTTCCGGTGGAGGTGCGGGCCGCCATCATTGATAATGGCGGCAAGGCCCTGCTCCTTGGCTTCGCGCGCGACATCTCCGAGAGAAAGAAGACCGAAGAGAAGCTACGGAAAAGTCAGGAACGCCTGCGCATCGTCTCCGAGAACATCTACGACTGGGAGTACTGGCGCGGACCGGACGGGAAGTATCAATGGATGTCGCCGTCGTGCGAAGCCATAACGGGCTACACCCCCGAGGAGTTCATCCAGGATCCGGATGACCTTGTCCTTAAAATCGTCCACCCGGACGACAAACACATCTGGATAAGCCATATCGAAGAAGTGAACAGCCACCAGCCGCCTCATCAGGAACTTGATTTTAGGATAATTACCCGCAGTGGCGACACCGTGTGGCTTAGCCACACCTGCAAGCCCATCTACAACCAGGACGGCGTTTACTTGGGCCGCCAGGGCTGCAACCGCGACATCACCGACCGCAAGCTGATTGAAGACGCCTCGCGGGAAAGCGAAGCCCGTTTCCGCATGCTCTTCGAGAACGCCCCCCTGCCGTACCAGTCGCTGGATGAAAGGGGGTATTTCCTGGACGTGAACAAGAAGTGGCAGGATACGCTGGGATACGCCAAGGATGAGGTGGTGGGGCGGTGGTTCGGGGATTTTCTCGGCGAGGGCTTCGTGGAGCACTTCGACCGCAATTTCCCCATGTTCAAGCAGGCCTGCATGATCGATGGCGTCGAGTTCGACATGGTCACCAAAGACGGCCGGACCGTCCGGGTCGCCTTCAACGGCAGGGTGCAACAGGGCGACAAGGGCGAATTTTTGAGAACCCACTGCATCTTCACCGACATAACTGAGCGCAAGCAGGCGGAACAGGCCATAGCGACGTCCTTGCGGGAAAAGGAAATTCTTCTTCGCGAGATCCACCACCGGGTGAAAAACAACCTCCAGATCATCTCGAGCCTTTTAAGCCTCCAGGCGGACGGGCTGAACGACCCCGTGCTCCGGAACGTACTGGCCGAGAGCAGGGGGCGGGTGATGTCCATGGCGCTCATTCACGAGCAGTTGTACCGCTCGCACAACCTGAGCGGGATCAACATGGACGACTATCTCCGGCAGCTCCTGCCCCGGCTGGTGACGGCATACAAAGGCCAAAGGACAATCTCGCTGCGCCTTGATCTGTCCGCCATCTCCCTGACGCTCGACCAGTCCATCCCCTTCGGGCTCATCGTGAACGAACTGGTCACCAACGCCCTCAAGCACGGCTTCAAGGACAAAGACCAGGGCACGGTGACCGTGGCGGCGTCGCTGGCCCCTGACCGCGTGACCGTGGTGGTGCAAGACGACGGGGTGGGGCTGCCCGAAGGCTTCCAGATCCAAACCGCCGCCACGCTGGGGCTCCAGATCGTCTCCATGCTCACCAACCAGCTTCGCGGGGAGCTTTTCGTGCAGTCCGAGGCGGGAGCCGCCTTCACTCTCACGTTTCCGCACCGGGCTCGTTGACAGCGGGCTGGTAAAGAGCGGGTCGTGCGCCGCACATTCCCGGGTCGAAAGCGAGACAGGCGCGAGCATCATTTGCTAGCATGGGCCACCAGGCCGGGAGGAGGAAGCTATGAACAGGATTCTACTCGCATCGTTGGTCGCGGCTGTGTTGCTCGCTGGCGGATGCGGGCCGGTAAAGCCCATGACGGAGAAGGATTTCAAGGGATTCTGCTACCAGTACGGCGACGGCGAGAACGGCGGGGATTGCGACACCATCGCCGTGTGCGACCCGTATACGGCAGTCATAAACAGGCAGCAGGCCTCGCTTGACGCCTGCATGCAGGAATGCGCGGCCATCCACGGCCAGCAGTTCGGCAAGTATGCCGGCTCCTCCTGCAGCGGTCCGGCGGACGCCGCCCGGGACTGGTGCGTGAAGTATTGCCGGTCGGCCTACCCGAAATAATCGGTCACTGCTGATGCTCTGCCATTACGCGGCCCGTCTCCTGTAAGGCGGGCCGTTTTCTTTTGCTCGGAGAATTCTCGGGACGATCCGCCAAGCTGCCGGAGGTCAATCTGAGGCTTTCGGGCAGGGAAGGGTGACCGTGACTGTGGTCCCTTCGGCCTGCGAAGTGGTGAACGAGATGTCCCCGCCGTGGGCCCGGGCGATGAGCCGGGCGCTGTATGTCCCAAGCCCGGTGCCGTAGCTTTTGTCCGCGGTGGCGAACTTCTCGAAGAACGTGTCCCGCACGGCTTCCGGGATGGCGCCCTGGTTGTGGATGTCGATGCGCAGCCTGTTGTTTTCGATGTGCCAGGAAACTGTGACCTGGCCGCCTTTGGGTGAAGCCTCCACGGCGTTTTTCACCAGGTTCGTCAGCATTATCTCCACAAGGAACTGCTCTCCCGAAAGCAGTGACGCTTCCTGCGCCATAGCCGGACCCGAGTCCCAGGAGTGAACGAGCCGGACCTGGCGGGCTTTGGTCAACGGCGCAAGAGACGCCTCGACGTCGTGCATCACCTCCAGCAGATCGAAGCGAACGGCCTGGGGAGCGTACGTGCCTTTCTCCATCTGGTGTATCTTCTCGGTGGAATCCAGGAGGCCTATCACGTTGCGGACCCCGCGCATGAGACCGGGAAGCAAGGCGCGGAATTCGTCATTCAATTTATCCTCGAACGCGAGTTTCGCCATGCTCTGCAGCCCAATAAGGGGCGACTTGATGTCGTGGCGGATGATGCGCTCCACGTTCTCGCGCACCTGCTCGGCCTTCTTGCGCTCCTCGATCTCAAGCTGGAGATCGCGAAGCAGCAGGTCGTAAGGCTTGGTGAGGCCGGTGACTATTATGGCCTGGTACATGAACCAGAACGAGACGATCTTGAACAGGTGCCCAAGCAGGTTGCTGGGGGCGTAGAGGTGCACGTAGAGCGTGAAGCAGAACTCCGTGGCGATGGTGGCAAGAATCGAGAGAATGAGCAGGCGCAGCACGTCGGGCTCGAACCTGTCTTTGTTGCGTAAAAGCAGCGCAGTGGCGACGACAAGGATGGCCATGATCGCGTATTCGCTTACGATCTTGAAAGAGGTCAGGCCCACTCCGGGCAGGAAGCAGTCCGGGAATACTTTCCAGTGGAAGATCGCCAGCAGGGCAACCAAACTTATGGTAAGGAAGCAGCCGAACGTTACGGCGGGGAAAACCCGGCGGCGAAAGAACAGGGGAGCGAACAACAGGGCCAGGGCCTCCATGTAGCGCGCCACCAGCCATATCTGGGGCGGGAGGTTGTTGTCGTCGAAGCCCGGGAACACGTCCATGCCCTTGTAGGCCATGGTGTGCAGCACGTCGAAGAGGGCCACGAAGAGATAGGCGATGCCGATGAACAGCAGGTAGCCGTTCTTGTGGTAGGGCCTTGAGTTCCAGGCCATGAAGAAGACGCCGCTGGCGATAATTATGCTGAACAGTTCGGCCAGGGTGTGGAAAAGAAGGTAGCTGTAGAGCGTGGTGAGGCTGAGGGCGGCCAGGGCCGCGCACCCGGCGAGCACGCCAACCCACGATGTAAAACCCGTCAAAGCTGCCACAGCCTCCCCCCTAAAATAAGTCCCGTTTGTGTGGAACGGTCTTCAGGCCTGTACCAGCCTGTTCTTTCCCCTGCGTTTGGCCTCGTACAGGGCCGCATCTGCCCTGGCCAGCACGTCTTCGATCCGTTTCCCGTGCAATGGCCAGGTCGCGGCGCCGATGCTGACCCCGACGGTGGCCGTCTGGCCTTCCAGCACGAATGGCTGTTCAATCGATTGTAAAATGCGCCCGGCCAGGAGAGGAACCTCGTTTCGCTCCTGGCCCTTTGTTTCCACCAGAACGATGAATTCGTCACCACCCTGGCGCACGAGCACATCCTCCCCCCTCAGGCAGCCAGTCAGGCGCCGGGCCACTTCCCTGAGCAGTTCGTCGCCGGCCTGATGGCCCAGGGTGTCGTTTACCGCCTTGAATCCGTCCAGGTCCAGGCAGAGCACCTCAAGCGATGCGCCTTGGCGTGTGAGGCGCGGCAGGGCCGTGGCCAGATGTTCGGACAACCCCAGCCGGTTGGAGAGCCCGGTGAGCGGGTCCCTGGTAGCCAGGCGCTGCATGCGGTCGCGTACGATTTCGCTTTTGGTCAGGCTGTCGATGAGCGAGGAAAGCGAGGCGGCCAAGGTCTTTATTTCCGGGATGTCCTGGTTCTCCGGGATGGCCACATCCTCGCCAAGGCGTATTCTGTCGGCCGTGTCGGTAATGGTCTTGAGCGGCTTTATCACCCGCCCCGCGATGAACAGTCCCGCTCCGGCGAACAGAACGGAGAGCAGTGCGCCCACCAGGAAGATGTCGCGCATGAGCACGCGCACCGGCGCATAGGCCTCCTTAACGGGCTGGCGGGCGATGACCGTCCAGCCGAGCCCGCCGTACTCCCGGAAGCCTTTCCCGAAGGCGGCCCCGGTGAGGTACTTTTTTCCGTCCGGCCAGGTCTCCACGGCCCAGACGCTTGGGGCGCTGCGGCTATGCGCCAGAAGCGGTAGGTCCAGGGTTTTTCCGTAGAGCGTGGTGTCGCCCAGAAGTATCGTTCCTCCCTGGGCCAGGATGAAGAGGTCCAGGTCGCGTTCATCCTTGAGCGAACTCAGGATGGAGGCCTCGACCTCCTTGGCCCACTGCCAGCCAAGATGGGTGGCCAGCACGCCGATCAGTTTGCCGGAAGCGTCCTTTATGGGGAGGCTTATGTCCACGAATTGCATGGGTTCGCCCGTGGGGTTGGGCAAAAGCTTGGACAGGAGCACGGCGTCGTGGACGTCGCCGATGAAAAGCCCTTTGATGCCCTCGACGTACACGGGGCGCTGGGAGATGTTCTGGTCCTTCAGGATGGAGCCCGTGGACTCGATGACCGTGCCGTCCGGCGCCAGGAAGCCGACCCAGGAGTAGAACGGGATGGCGGCGTGCAACTGGTCGATCGCTTCCCGGATGTCTCCGAACCTGCCGGGCGACTGGAAGATGTCTCGCCCGGAAAAGAGGATGACTTCCCTGGTTCTGGTCCACATGGTGCGGTCCAGCTTGTCCGCCATTTGGGCGGCTATGTCCGCCAGGTGCGAGCCGATCTGCGCCTCGGCCACCTGGCTGGCCCGCATGCCGATGAGAATGCTCAGCACGCCGCTCGACAGGATGATGAGCACGGAAAAGGTAAGGGCGAACCGGGCGCGGAGACTGAGCTTTTTTGGCATGGCCGTCCTTTTGGGGGGCACTGCAACGTCTCGTTGGGGTGGGTGCCGGACAGTGCTCCACGGCTCTGCGCGAGCCTTCCGGCCGGCAATGTGCGCACGCTGCCTGGCTGATACCGGCACCCATGATACCCCAAGACTTTTCAGGATGGTAGCCTCGCCTGGCGACTTTGCCCTGGCAATTACGGTATGGGCGGTGTATTTTGCTTTATGGTGCGGCATGTGTTTGCAGGCATACTGGCCCGGGGTTGCCGGGGCGTGCCTGGAGGCGTCAGGGAATACATCTTCGCGGAGGAACCATGAGGCATGTCGAGCGGATGGCGGGACGTCTGGCGGGGCTGTTGGCCTTCGCGGCCCTTGTTTGCCTGGCGGCCTTTTCCCCGGCCCTGGCCGCTGGCGAGGCGGGCGAACAAACGGGCAAGGTGTGGAGCTTTGTGCTGTTGGGCGACACCCGCGACGTGACCAAAAAAAGCGCCACGGGCATAAGCGCCGGGCTGGCCGACCTGGCCGGGCACATAGCGGCCGAGCCCGTGAAGCCGGATCTGGTGATCCACGCCGGAGACCTGACCAACGGCTATTGGCTCAAAGCCCCCAGCCCGCTTTTGAAGCTTGATCCTACGGTTCGCTACCGCGAGATGTACAGGAACTTCCTGGAGGCCACGGCCCCCATCCGCGAGGCGGGTATCGCCATGTATTATGTGCGGGGCAACCATGAATTCGGCGGAGAAATAAACCCCGGGGCTGGCGTGCCGGAGCTCATAGCGGCCTACGGCGAGCTGTTCGCCGCCAGGATGCCCCAGAACGGGCCGGAGGATTCCAAGGGCCTGAACTACAGCTTCACCCACAAGTCGGCCAATTTCATCGTCACCGACCAATATACCGGCAGCCAGGGCCGCAGCGTGCGCATCAACCTGCCCTGGATCAAGGGGCAGCTCGAATCCGGGCAAAGCCCCGTCACCTTCGTTTTGGGCCACAGCCCGGCCTTCACCACCAGCGTGTCCGAGGAATACGAGTTCCAGCTGGCGGCCGTGGCGGATCGCGACCCGTTCTGGCAGGCCCTCACCGCTCACAAGGTGAAGGCCTACCTGTGCTGCCACGAGCATTTCTACGCCCGGGGCGCGGTGGACGGTATCTGGCAGGTGGTGCAGGGCAACGGCGGGGCCAGCCCCATGACCTACGACCCCAAGGCGCAGGACAAACGCCTGACCAACATCTTTCCGCACAAGCGCGTGCCGGCGAAGGAGATGCTGCGCGGGTACATGGTGATCACCGTGGACGAGACCACCGGGACGGTGACGGCCCAGGAGAAGTGCGTGAAGGACGGGAAGATGGTGGTGACGGACAGCTTCACCATGTGAAGCGCCGGTACGGTGATGCGGGTCCGCCTGGTATTTCGTCTAATGGTCGGCCGCCCCGTCTGCTTCGGTCATGGGCAGGAGCACCCGGAAGGGCTGGCGCACTCCCTGGGCCTTGGCCAGGTTCTGCAGGCGCATCAGGCTAAACGAGTTCACTTCCAGCCCCTTGGCCAGAAGCAGTTCCCCCGCCTCGCTCATGAGGTCTTCGCCTAAGATCATGCCTTCCTTGAGCTCCACCAGCCGGATGTC encodes:
- a CDS encoding PAS domain S-box protein; amino-acid sequence: MSDSVKTKEQLIAELEAARRRISELEADEKAGREARASLHAKDALLGAMLRNLPFDFWARDTSERVIMQSDESIRVWGDLSRASIDEGDTAREIVESWRASNRRALAGEILSEDRHYAPTNGEPGIFHAILAPIRDKDAILGILGINIDITKSRRAEEALRESEERMRLLVENAGDAIYLADQTGRFLDVNPEACRQTGYSREELLAMRIKDVDADERPDLDAFVEYLRSVEKTSFETLHRRKDGSTFPVEVRAAIIDNGGKALLLGFARDISERKKTEEKLRKSQERLRIVSENIYDWEYWRGPDGKYQWMSPSCEAITGYTPEEFIQDPDDLVLKIVHPDDKHIWISHIEEVNSHQPPHQELDFRIITRSGDTVWLSHTCKPIYNQDGVYLGRQGCNRDITDRKLIEDASRESEARFRMLFENAPLPYQSLDERGYFLDVNKKWQDTLGYAKDEVVGRWFGDFLGEGFVEHFDRNFPMFKQACMIDGVEFDMVTKDGRTVRVAFNGRVQQGDKGEFLRTHCIFTDITERKQAEQAIATSLREKEILLREIHHRVKNNLQIISSLLSLQADGLNDPVLRNVLAESRGRVMSMALIHEQLYRSHNLSGINMDDYLRQLLPRLVTAYKGQRTISLRLDLSAISLTLDQSIPFGLIVNELVTNALKHGFKDKDQGTVTVAASLAPDRVTVVVQDDGVGLPEGFQIQTAATLGLQIVSMLTNQLRGELFVQSEAGAAFTLTFPHRAR
- a CDS encoding GGDEF domain-containing protein, translating into MPKKLSLRARFALTFSVLIILSSGVLSILIGMRASQVAEAQIGSHLADIAAQMADKLDRTMWTRTREVILFSGRDIFQSPGRFGDIREAIDQLHAAIPFYSWVGFLAPDGTVIESTGSILKDQNISQRPVYVEGIKGLFIGDVHDAVLLSKLLPNPTGEPMQFVDISLPIKDASGKLIGVLATHLGWQWAKEVEASILSSLKDERDLDLFILAQGGTILLGDTTLYGKTLDLPLLAHSRSAPSVWAVETWPDGKKYLTGAAFGKGFREYGGLGWTVIARQPVKEAYAPVRVLMRDIFLVGALLSVLFAGAGLFIAGRVIKPLKTITDTADRIRLGEDVAIPENQDIPEIKTLAASLSSLIDSLTKSEIVRDRMQRLATRDPLTGLSNRLGLSEHLATALPRLTRQGASLEVLCLDLDGFKAVNDTLGHQAGDELLREVARRLTGCLRGEDVLVRQGGDEFIVLVETKGQERNEVPLLAGRILQSIEQPFVLEGQTATVGVSIGAATWPLHGKRIEDVLARADAALYEAKRRGKNRLVQA
- a CDS encoding metallophosphoesterase; its protein translation is MRHVERMAGRLAGLLAFAALVCLAAFSPALAAGEAGEQTGKVWSFVLLGDTRDVTKKSATGISAGLADLAGHIAAEPVKPDLVIHAGDLTNGYWLKAPSPLLKLDPTVRYREMYRNFLEATAPIREAGIAMYYVRGNHEFGGEINPGAGVPELIAAYGELFAARMPQNGPEDSKGLNYSFTHKSANFIVTDQYTGSQGRSVRINLPWIKGQLESGQSPVTFVLGHSPAFTTSVSEEYEFQLAAVADRDPFWQALTAHKVKAYLCCHEHFYARGAVDGIWQVVQGNGGASPMTYDPKAQDKRLTNIFPHKRVPAKEMLRGYMVITVDETTGTVTAQEKCVKDGKMVVTDSFTM
- a CDS encoding GHKL domain-containing protein; translation: MAALTGFTSWVGVLAGCAALAALSLTTLYSYLLFHTLAELFSIIIASGVFFMAWNSRPYHKNGYLLFIGIAYLFVALFDVLHTMAYKGMDVFPGFDDNNLPPQIWLVARYMEALALLFAPLFFRRRVFPAVTFGCFLTISLVALLAIFHWKVFPDCFLPGVGLTSFKIVSEYAIMAILVVATALLLRNKDRFEPDVLRLLILSILATIATEFCFTLYVHLYAPSNLLGHLFKIVSFWFMYQAIIVTGLTKPYDLLLRDLQLEIEERKKAEQVRENVERIIRHDIKSPLIGLQSMAKLAFEDKLNDEFRALLPGLMRGVRNVIGLLDSTEKIHQMEKGTYAPQAVRFDLLEVMHDVEASLAPLTKARQVRLVHSWDSGPAMAQEASLLSGEQFLVEIMLTNLVKNAVEASPKGGQVTVSWHIENNRLRIDIHNQGAIPEAVRDTFFEKFATADKSYGTGLGTYSARLIARAHGGDISFTTSQAEGTTVTVTLPCPKASD